One genomic window of Pseudomonas aeruginosa includes the following:
- a CDS encoding adenosylcobalamin-dependent ribonucleoside-diphosphate reductase — translation MLRTVAGFGRPNNHREVNQRMAKTDARSPRTERGTIALQDASQDIWDKKYRLKSKDGTPVDASVDGTWQRVARALADVEEKASREHWYGRFLWALRNGAIPAGRIISNAGALGHKPATSTINCTVSGTIQDSMDNILEKVHEAGLTLKAGCGIGYEFSTLRPRGAYVSGAGAYTSGPLSFMDIYDKMCFTVSSAGGRRGAQMGTFDVSHPDVREFIRAKREDGRLRQFNLSLLITDQFMQAVEQDADWPLVFPVHVKERDEIDLDDPNAVVWREWPIQDDYVQRADGLVACKVYGQVRARHLWDMIMVSTYDYAEPGFILIDRVNELNNNWWCEAIRATNPCGEQPLPPYGSCLLGSVNLTCFVEQPFGDEARFDWDRFREVVRVFTRMLDNVVEINGLPLEQQRQEILGKRRHGMGFLGLGSTLTLLKLRYGSPEACVFTEEVAREMALVGWEVALELAREKGPAPILAQDYEVTAEMLRKRPEMAADGYKAGDRIRGSVLHAKYSRYMQRVAEHAPELIEALAETGARFTHHSSIAPTGTISLSLANNASNGIEPSFAHHYSRNLIREGRKTKEKVEVYSYELLAYRTLVNAQALPDSDDPARRLPDYFITADSVTPAQHVDIQAAAQKWVDSSISKTANVPTDYPFEDFKDIYRYAWHQGLKGCTTFRFNPEAFQGVLVKESDLEKTRYRFELEDGSVVEFKGNEQVEYDGEIHTAANLFDALKEGYYGKY, via the coding sequence ATGTTGCGTACGGTGGCCGGCTTCGGACGCCCCAACAACCATCGGGAGGTTAATCAGCGGATGGCCAAGACAGACGCACGCAGTCCCCGCACCGAACGCGGGACCATCGCCCTGCAGGACGCGTCGCAGGATATCTGGGACAAGAAGTACCGGCTCAAGAGCAAGGACGGTACGCCGGTGGATGCCAGCGTCGACGGTACCTGGCAACGCGTCGCCCGCGCCCTTGCCGATGTCGAGGAAAAGGCCTCCCGCGAACACTGGTACGGGCGCTTCCTCTGGGCCCTGCGCAACGGTGCCATCCCGGCCGGCCGGATCATCTCCAACGCCGGCGCCCTGGGGCACAAGCCGGCCACCTCGACCATCAACTGCACGGTGTCCGGGACCATCCAGGACTCCATGGACAACATCCTCGAGAAAGTCCACGAGGCCGGCCTGACGCTCAAGGCCGGCTGCGGCATCGGCTATGAGTTCAGCACCCTGCGCCCGCGCGGCGCCTACGTTTCCGGTGCCGGTGCCTACACCAGCGGGCCGCTGTCGTTCATGGACATCTACGACAAGATGTGCTTCACCGTCAGCTCCGCCGGCGGCCGCCGCGGCGCGCAGATGGGCACCTTCGATGTCAGCCACCCGGACGTCCGCGAATTCATCCGCGCCAAGCGCGAGGACGGGCGCTTGCGCCAGTTCAACCTGAGCCTGCTGATCACCGACCAGTTCATGCAGGCGGTGGAACAGGACGCCGACTGGCCGCTGGTATTCCCGGTGCACGTGAAGGAGCGCGACGAGATCGACCTCGACGACCCCAACGCGGTGGTCTGGCGCGAATGGCCGATCCAGGACGACTACGTCCAGCGCGCCGACGGGCTGGTCGCCTGCAAGGTCTACGGCCAGGTCCGCGCCCGCCACCTGTGGGACATGATCATGGTCTCCACCTACGACTATGCGGAGCCGGGCTTCATCCTCATCGACCGGGTCAACGAACTGAACAACAACTGGTGGTGCGAGGCGATCCGCGCCACCAACCCCTGCGGCGAGCAGCCTCTGCCGCCGTACGGCTCGTGTCTGCTCGGCTCGGTCAACCTCACCTGCTTCGTCGAGCAGCCATTTGGCGACGAGGCGCGCTTCGACTGGGACCGTTTCCGCGAAGTGGTGCGGGTGTTTACCCGGATGCTCGACAACGTGGTGGAAATCAACGGCCTGCCGCTGGAACAGCAACGCCAGGAAATCCTTGGCAAGCGCCGGCATGGCATGGGCTTCCTCGGCCTGGGCTCGACCCTGACCCTGCTCAAGCTGCGCTACGGCAGTCCCGAGGCCTGCGTATTCACCGAGGAAGTGGCGCGGGAAATGGCCTTGGTGGGCTGGGAAGTGGCCCTGGAGCTGGCCAGGGAGAAGGGCCCGGCGCCGATCCTGGCGCAGGACTACGAAGTCACCGCGGAAATGCTTCGCAAGCGTCCGGAAATGGCCGCCGATGGCTATAAGGCCGGCGACCGCATCCGCGGCAGCGTGCTTCACGCCAAGTATTCCCGCTACATGCAGCGGGTCGCCGAACATGCTCCGGAACTGATCGAGGCGTTGGCTGAAACCGGCGCGCGCTTCACCCACCACAGCTCCATCGCGCCGACCGGGACCATCAGCCTGAGCCTGGCCAACAATGCCTCCAACGGTATCGAGCCGAGCTTCGCCCACCATTATTCGCGCAACCTTATCCGCGAAGGCCGCAAGACCAAGGAAAAGGTCGAGGTCTACAGCTACGAGCTGCTGGCCTACCGGACCCTGGTCAACGCCCAGGCCCTGCCGGACAGCGACGACCCGGCGCGACGCCTGCCGGACTACTTCATCACCGCCGACAGCGTCACCCCGGCGCAGCACGTGGACATCCAGGCGGCGGCGCAGAAGTGGGTCGATTCGTCGATCTCCAAGACCGCCAACGTGCCCACCGACTACCCGTTCGAGGACTTCAAGGACATCTACCGCTACGCCTGGCACCAGGGACTCAAGGGCTGCACCACCTTCCGCTTCAATCCCGAGGCGTTCCAGGGCGTGCTGGTCAAGGAGTCCGACCTGGAGAAGACCCGCTACCGCTTCGAACTGGAGGACGGCAGCGTGGTGGAGTTCAAGGGCAACGAGCAGGTCGAGTACGACGGTGAGATCCATACCGCCGCCAACCTCTTCGACGCCTTGAAAGAAGGCTATTACGGCAAGTACTGA
- a CDS encoding zinc ABC transporter substrate-binding protein, translated as MTLRPFALLSACFALFLLASPARAEVSVLTSIKPLQLVAAAIQDGVGQPDVLLPPGASPHQYALRPSDVRRLREVQLFYWIGPDLENFLPKVLAGRQGASVAVQDLPGMHLRKFVNFEEEEHAGHDEHDHDHRPGMLDAHLWLLPANARTIAARMAEDLAQVDPANAGRYRANLKAFEERLGGLDGKLRERLGKLAGKPFFVFHEAFDYFEEAYGLRHTGVFAVSAEVQPGARHVAAMRAQLKAAGPACIFSEPPLRPRLADTLSEGLPVRLAELDDLGVNVSVDANGYENLLNNLAGEFAGCLEKL; from the coding sequence GTGACCCTGCGTCCCTTTGCCCTGCTGTCCGCCTGCTTCGCCCTGTTCCTGCTGGCTTCGCCGGCGCGCGCCGAGGTCAGCGTGCTGACCAGCATCAAACCGCTGCAACTGGTCGCCGCGGCCATCCAGGACGGCGTCGGCCAGCCGGACGTACTGCTGCCGCCGGGCGCCTCGCCGCACCAGTACGCCCTGCGTCCTTCCGACGTACGGCGGCTGCGCGAGGTGCAATTGTTCTACTGGATCGGCCCGGACCTGGAGAACTTCCTGCCCAAGGTGCTCGCCGGCCGCCAGGGCGCCAGCGTCGCGGTGCAGGACCTGCCGGGCATGCACCTGCGCAAGTTCGTCAATTTCGAGGAAGAGGAGCATGCCGGGCACGACGAGCACGACCATGACCATCGTCCCGGCATGCTCGACGCCCACCTCTGGCTGTTGCCGGCCAACGCCCGCACCATCGCCGCGCGGATGGCCGAGGACCTGGCCCAGGTCGACCCGGCCAACGCCGGGCGCTACCGGGCCAACCTGAAGGCCTTCGAGGAGCGCCTCGGCGGGCTCGACGGCAAACTCCGCGAACGCCTGGGCAAGCTTGCCGGCAAGCCTTTCTTCGTCTTCCATGAAGCCTTCGACTATTTCGAGGAAGCCTACGGATTGCGCCATACCGGCGTGTTCGCGGTATCTGCGGAGGTCCAGCCGGGAGCACGCCATGTCGCCGCCATGCGCGCCCAGCTGAAGGCCGCCGGTCCGGCCTGCATCTTCAGCGAGCCGCCGCTTCGACCGCGGCTGGCCGACACCCTCAGCGAAGGCCTGCCGGTGCGCCTGGCCGAACTGGACGACCTGGGCGTGAACGTGAGCGTGGACGCCAACGGCTATGAGAATCTTCTGAACAACCTGGCAGGCGAATTTGCCGGCTGTCTGGAAAAGCTCTGA
- the zur gene encoding zinc uptake transcriptional repressor Zur, producing the protein MYKIAPKTPLACQPHDHSQCVSTALAEADALCARQGVRLTELRRRVLELVWQSHKPLGAYDILAVLSETDGRRAAPPTVYRALDFLQENGLVHRIASLNAFVGCNNPEHSHQGQFLICRTCHTAIELEQPDISRAIVAGANSVGFAVESQTVEVVGLCGTCRDQKDA; encoded by the coding sequence ATGTACAAGATTGCGCCCAAGACCCCGCTGGCCTGCCAGCCCCATGACCACAGCCAGTGCGTCAGCACCGCGCTGGCCGAGGCCGATGCGCTGTGCGCGCGCCAGGGCGTACGCCTGACCGAATTGCGGCGGCGCGTGCTGGAGCTGGTCTGGCAGAGCCACAAGCCGCTGGGGGCCTACGATATCCTCGCGGTGCTCAGCGAAACCGACGGCCGCCGCGCCGCGCCGCCGACCGTCTACCGCGCGCTGGACTTCCTCCAGGAGAACGGCCTGGTGCACCGCATCGCCTCGCTCAACGCGTTCGTCGGCTGCAACAACCCGGAGCACAGCCACCAGGGCCAGTTCCTCATCTGCCGCACCTGCCACACCGCGATCGAGCTGGAACAGCCGGATATCAGCCGGGCCATCGTCGCCGGAGCGAACAGCGTCGGCTTCGCCGTTGAAAGCCAGACCGTCGAGGTGGTCGGCCTCTGCGGCACCTGCCGGGACCAGAAGGACGCCTGA
- the znuC gene encoding zinc ABC transporter ATP-binding protein ZnuC, which produces MDNALVRLTQVGVSFNGQAVLSDVDLAIEPGQIVTLIGPNGAGKTTLVRSVLGLLKPHVGEVWRRPRLTIGYMPQKLHVDATLPLSVLRFLRLVPGVRREQALAALREVGAAHVLERPLQSISGGELQRVLLARALLRKPELLVLDEPVQGVDVAGQAELYRLIGKLRDRYGCGVLMVSHDLHLVMSATDQVVCLNRHVCCSGHPEQVSGDPAFVELFGQDARSLAIYHHHHDHAHDLHGEVVKAGPGALPPGTRFTPVHKHGPDCNHG; this is translated from the coding sequence ATGGACAACGCGCTGGTGCGGCTGACCCAGGTCGGCGTGTCCTTCAACGGCCAGGCGGTGCTGAGCGATGTCGACCTGGCCATCGAGCCCGGCCAGATCGTCACCCTGATCGGCCCCAACGGCGCCGGCAAGACCACCCTGGTACGCAGCGTGCTCGGCCTGCTCAAGCCGCACGTCGGCGAGGTCTGGCGACGGCCGCGGCTGACCATCGGCTACATGCCGCAGAAACTCCACGTCGACGCCACCCTGCCGCTCAGCGTACTGCGCTTCCTCCGCCTGGTACCCGGGGTCAGGCGCGAGCAGGCGCTGGCGGCGTTGCGCGAGGTCGGCGCGGCGCACGTGCTGGAGCGCCCGCTGCAAAGCATTTCCGGTGGCGAACTGCAACGCGTGCTGCTGGCCCGCGCTCTGCTGCGCAAGCCCGAGCTACTGGTGCTCGACGAGCCGGTGCAGGGCGTCGACGTCGCCGGCCAGGCCGAACTCTACCGCCTCATCGGCAAACTGCGCGACCGCTACGGCTGCGGTGTGCTGATGGTCTCCCACGACCTGCACCTGGTGATGAGCGCCACCGACCAGGTGGTCTGCCTGAACCGCCATGTCTGCTGCTCAGGGCACCCCGAGCAGGTCAGCGGCGACCCGGCCTTCGTCGAGCTGTTCGGCCAGGACGCTCGCAGCCTGGCGATCTACCACCACCATCACGACCACGCCCACGACCTCCACGGCGAGGTGGTCAAGGCCGGTCCCGGCGCCTTGCCTCCAGGCACCCGCTTCACTCCTGTCCACAAGCACGGCCCCGACTGCAACCATGGCTGA
- the znuB gene encoding zinc ABC transporter permease subunit ZnuB — MADFLLNALLAGLALALVAGPLGSFVVWRRMAYFGDTLSHAALLGVALGFLLDVSPTLAVTVGCVLLAVLLVTLQQRQPLAADTLLGILAHSTLSLGLVTLSFMREVRVDLMAYLFGDLLAVSASDLLWIIAGSALVLALICFLWRPLLAITVHEELAKVEGLPVGAIRLALMLLIAIVIAVAMKIVGVLLITSLLIIPAAAAQRHARSPEQMAVGASLLGLVAVCAGLALSWFKDTPAGPSIVVSAAGLFLLSFVLPRRTV, encoded by the coding sequence ATGGCTGACTTCCTGCTCAACGCCCTCCTCGCCGGCCTCGCCCTGGCCCTGGTGGCTGGCCCCCTGGGCTCCTTCGTGGTCTGGCGGCGGATGGCCTATTTCGGCGATACCCTGTCCCACGCCGCACTGCTCGGGGTAGCCCTGGGTTTCCTCCTCGATGTCAGCCCGACCCTGGCTGTGACCGTCGGCTGCGTGCTGCTCGCAGTGCTGCTGGTGACCCTGCAGCAGCGCCAGCCGCTGGCCGCCGACACCCTGCTGGGCATCCTCGCCCACAGCACCCTGTCGCTGGGCCTGGTCACCCTGAGCTTCATGAGGGAAGTGCGGGTCGACCTGATGGCTTACCTGTTCGGCGATCTGCTGGCGGTAAGCGCCAGCGACCTGCTGTGGATAATCGCCGGCAGCGCGCTGGTCCTGGCACTGATCTGCTTCCTCTGGCGGCCGCTGCTGGCGATCACCGTGCACGAGGAACTGGCGAAGGTGGAAGGCCTGCCGGTCGGAGCGATCCGCCTGGCGCTGATGTTGCTGATCGCCATCGTCATCGCCGTGGCGATGAAGATCGTCGGCGTACTGCTGATCACCTCGCTGCTGATCATTCCCGCCGCCGCCGCCCAGCGCCATGCCCGCAGTCCCGAGCAGATGGCGGTCGGCGCCAGCCTGCTGGGACTGGTCGCGGTGTGCGCCGGCCTGGCCCTGTCCTGGTTCAAGGATACCCCCGCCGGCCCCTCGATCGTGGTCAGCGCCGCCGGCCTGTTCCTGCTGAGTTTTGTCCTGCCCCGCCGCACGGTGTAG
- a CDS encoding PA5502 family lipoprotein, which translates to MSSFFRLLSVLAAALLVSACQGNASSQPTPVVAPQAQPADPYAELQQTLAAGKLEQAEQQWLALRSAAAGDERVEAFRRQLAEAYMQRGETALRQGDLNTATSALGHARGLMPKAPALTAGLDGAINRAKVDPARAEQARRMQQAAQQQMQQIIQTPPGGELKPLPGAPHLIDPQAASSAVPLPMLDGTGQGGLGAVLDAVAADVVAYRCRVHIEVRRDSDYPLVSDQLLARVKKLSPDFDLHLSHVVQADKPTRLILTPRN; encoded by the coding sequence ATGTCGTCCTTCTTTCGCCTGCTGTCCGTCCTGGCGGCGGCGCTGCTGGTCAGCGCCTGCCAGGGCAATGCGTCGTCGCAACCGACGCCGGTGGTCGCGCCCCAGGCGCAGCCCGCCGATCCCTACGCCGAACTGCAGCAGACCCTGGCCGCCGGCAAGCTCGAACAGGCCGAGCAACAATGGCTGGCCCTGCGCAGCGCAGCCGCCGGCGACGAGCGCGTCGAAGCGTTCCGCCGCCAGTTGGCCGAGGCCTACATGCAGCGCGGGGAAACCGCGCTGCGTCAAGGAGACCTCAACACCGCCACCAGCGCCCTCGGCCATGCCCGCGGACTGATGCCCAAAGCGCCGGCGCTGACCGCCGGGCTGGACGGTGCGATCAACCGCGCCAAGGTCGATCCCGCCCGCGCCGAGCAGGCCCGACGCATGCAGCAGGCGGCCCAGCAGCAGATGCAGCAGATCATCCAGACGCCGCCCGGCGGCGAGCTGAAGCCGCTACCCGGCGCTCCCCACCTGATCGATCCGCAAGCGGCCAGCAGCGCCGTGCCCCTGCCGATGCTCGACGGCACCGGCCAGGGCGGCCTCGGTGCGGTGCTCGACGCGGTGGCCGCGGATGTCGTCGCCTACCGTTGCAGGGTGCATATCGAAGTGCGCCGGGACAGCGACTATCCGCTGGTTTCCGACCAGCTCCTGGCGCGGGTGAAGAAGCTCTCACCCGATTTCGACCTGCATCTCAGCCATGTCGTACAGGCCGACAAGCCAACCCGATTGATACTTACCCCCCGGAATTGA
- a CDS encoding methionine ABC transporter ATP-binding protein — translation MIEFHDVHKTYRVAGREIPALQPTRLNIQAGQIFGLIGHSGAGKSTLLRLINRLEEPSGGRILVEGEDVTALDAEGLRRFRQRVGMIFQHFNLLSSKTVADNIAMPLRLAGGFSRAEVDARVSELLARVGLSDHARKYPAQLSGGQKQRVGIARALACRPSILLCDEATSALDPQTTASVLQLLAEINRELKLTIVLITHEMDVIRRVCDQVAVMDGGAIVEQGDVADVFLHPQHPTTRRFVFEAERVDEDERHDDFAHVPGLILRLTFRGEATYAPLLGTVARQTGVDYSILSGRIDRIKDTPYGQLTLALVGGDLEAAMSQLNAADVHVEVLR, via the coding sequence GTGATCGAATTCCACGACGTCCACAAGACCTATCGAGTTGCCGGTCGGGAAATCCCCGCCTTGCAACCGACCCGCCTGAACATCCAGGCCGGGCAGATTTTCGGCCTGATCGGCCATTCCGGTGCCGGCAAGAGCACCCTGCTGCGCCTGATCAACCGCCTCGAGGAGCCCAGCGGCGGCCGCATCCTGGTCGAGGGCGAAGACGTCACCGCCCTCGACGCCGAAGGCCTGCGCCGTTTCCGCCAGCGCGTCGGGATGATCTTCCAGCACTTCAACCTGCTGTCCTCGAAGACCGTCGCCGACAACATCGCCATGCCCCTGCGCCTGGCCGGCGGCTTCAGCCGTGCCGAAGTCGATGCGCGGGTCTCCGAGCTGCTCGCGCGGGTCGGCCTGTCCGACCACGCGCGCAAGTATCCGGCCCAGCTCTCCGGCGGACAGAAACAGCGCGTCGGCATCGCTCGCGCCCTGGCCTGCCGGCCGAGCATCCTGCTCTGCGACGAGGCCACCAGCGCCCTCGATCCGCAGACCACCGCCTCGGTCCTGCAACTGCTGGCGGAAATCAATCGCGAGCTGAAGCTGACCATCGTCCTCATCACCCACGAGATGGACGTGATCCGCCGTGTCTGCGACCAGGTCGCGGTCATGGACGGCGGCGCCATCGTCGAGCAGGGCGATGTCGCCGATGTCTTCCTCCATCCGCAGCACCCGACCACCCGCCGCTTCGTGTTCGAGGCCGAACGAGTCGACGAGGACGAGCGCCACGACGATTTCGCCCACGTGCCGGGTCTCATCCTGCGCCTGACCTTCCGCGGCGAAGCCACCTATGCGCCGCTGCTGGGCACCGTGGCGCGGCAGACCGGGGTCGACTACAGCATCCTTTCCGGACGCATCGACCGCATCAAGGACACGCCCTACGGCCAGTTGACCCTGGCCCTGGTCGGCGGTGACCTGGAAGCCGCCATGAGCCAGTTGAACGCCGCTGACGTACATGTGGAGGTACTGCGCTGA
- a CDS encoding methionine ABC transporter permease, with amino-acid sequence MDFFETMSFANIDWYEIWLASVDTFWMLGGSLLFTVVLGLPLGVLLFLTGPRQMFEQKAVYTLLSLVVNILRSLPFIILLIVMIPLTVLITGTSLGVAGAIPPLVVGATPFFARLVETALREVDKGIIEATQAMGASTRQIIWNALLPEARPGIIAAITVTAITLVSYTAMAGVVGAGGLGDLAIRFGYQRFQTDVMVVTVVMLLILVQILQTVGDKLVVHFSRK; translated from the coding sequence ATGGACTTCTTCGAAACCATGAGCTTCGCCAACATCGACTGGTACGAAATCTGGCTGGCCAGCGTCGACACCTTCTGGATGCTCGGCGGTTCGCTGCTGTTCACAGTGGTCCTCGGCCTGCCCCTCGGCGTCCTGCTGTTCCTTACCGGGCCACGGCAGATGTTCGAGCAGAAGGCGGTCTACACCCTGCTCTCGCTAGTGGTGAACATCCTCCGTTCGTTGCCGTTCATCATCCTGCTGATCGTGATGATCCCGCTGACCGTACTGATCACCGGTACCTCGCTGGGCGTCGCCGGGGCCATCCCGCCGCTGGTGGTGGGCGCCACGCCGTTCTTCGCGCGCCTGGTGGAAACCGCGCTGCGCGAGGTCGACAAGGGCATCATCGAGGCAACCCAGGCGATGGGCGCCAGCACCCGGCAGATCATCTGGAACGCCCTGCTGCCGGAAGCCCGGCCGGGCATCATCGCCGCCATCACCGTCACCGCCATCACCCTGGTCTCGTACACCGCGATGGCCGGAGTGGTCGGCGCCGGCGGGCTGGGCGACCTGGCGATCCGCTTCGGCTATCAGCGCTTCCAGACCGACGTGATGGTGGTCACGGTGGTGATGCTGCTGATCCTCGTCCAGATTCTGCAAACCGTGGGCGACAAGCTGGTGGTGCACTTCTCGCGCAAGTAA
- a CDS encoding MetQ/NlpA family ABC transporter substrate-binding protein, which yields MKKLLAAFSAVAALGLTAAQAAESLTVAATPVPHAEILNVVKPLLAKEGVDLKIKEFTDYVQPNVQVSEKRLDANFFQHQPYLDEFNKAKGTDLVAVTGVHIEPLGAYSSKYKKLDELPSGATVVIPNDATNGGRALLLLDKAGVIKLKDNKSITATPKDIVDNPKNIKIRELEAATLPRVLTQVDMALINTNYALEAKLNPTKDALAIEGSDSPYVNILVARPDNKDSDAMQKLAKALHSAEVKQFIQEKYKGAVVPAF from the coding sequence ATGAAAAAACTGCTTGCTGCTTTCTCCGCTGTCGCGGCGCTCGGCCTCACCGCCGCCCAGGCCGCCGAGTCCCTCACCGTCGCGGCCACCCCGGTGCCGCACGCGGAGATCCTCAACGTGGTCAAGCCGCTGCTGGCCAAGGAAGGCGTGGACCTGAAGATCAAGGAGTTCACCGACTACGTGCAGCCGAACGTGCAGGTCTCGGAAAAGCGCCTGGACGCCAACTTCTTCCAGCACCAGCCGTACCTCGATGAGTTCAACAAGGCCAAGGGCACCGACCTGGTCGCCGTGACCGGCGTACACATCGAGCCGCTGGGCGCCTACTCGAGCAAGTACAAGAAGCTCGACGAACTGCCTTCCGGCGCTACCGTGGTGATCCCCAACGACGCCACCAACGGCGGCCGCGCCCTGCTCCTGCTGGACAAGGCCGGGGTGATCAAGCTCAAGGACAACAAGAGCATCACCGCCACGCCGAAGGACATCGTCGACAATCCGAAGAACATCAAGATCCGCGAACTGGAAGCCGCGACCCTGCCGCGCGTGCTGACCCAGGTCGACATGGCGCTGATCAATACCAACTACGCCCTGGAAGCCAAGCTGAACCCGACCAAGGATGCGCTGGCCATCGAAGGCAGCGACTCGCCCTACGTGAACATCCTCGTCGCGCGGCCGGACAACAAGGACAGCGACGCCATGCAGAAGCTGGCCAAGGCCCTGCACAGCGCCGAGGTCAAGCAGTTCATCCAGGAGAAATACAAAGGCGCGGTGGTACCGGCGTTCTGA
- the qapR gene encoding transcriptional repressor QapR: MQELKQRLASPPAELTPAERKVVRALLDDYPRLGLGPMTRLARHAGVSDPTIMRLVKKLGFAGYGDFQEALLADVDDRLRSPRTLLAERRERMGRDDTWARYLDQAGQSLQQTLGLTRPDDIQRLADWLLDSRLRVHCHGGRFSRFLAGYLVTHLRLLRPQCRLLDDGALLPDQLYDLGRQDLLVLFDYRRYQSQAQHVAQAAKARGTRLVLFTDIYASPLREHADLIVSSPVESASPFDSLVPAMAQVEALVATLVARMGAPLDERLEGIDQLRNAFSSHILEE, from the coding sequence ATGCAAGAACTAAAACAACGCCTGGCCTCCCCGCCCGCCGAACTGACGCCCGCGGAGCGCAAGGTGGTGCGTGCCCTGCTCGATGACTACCCGCGCCTCGGCCTCGGTCCGATGACGCGCCTGGCCCGGCACGCCGGAGTCAGCGACCCGACGATCATGCGCCTGGTGAAAAAGCTCGGCTTCGCCGGCTACGGCGACTTCCAGGAAGCGCTGCTGGCCGACGTCGACGACCGCCTGCGCTCGCCGCGCACCCTGCTCGCCGAACGCCGCGAGCGGATGGGCCGCGACGACACCTGGGCGCGCTACCTCGACCAGGCTGGCCAGAGCCTGCAACAGACCCTCGGCCTGACCCGCCCCGATGACATCCAGCGCCTCGCCGACTGGCTGCTCGACAGCCGCCTGCGCGTGCACTGCCACGGCGGACGCTTCAGCCGTTTCCTCGCCGGCTACCTGGTCACCCATCTGCGCCTGCTGCGCCCGCAGTGCCGATTGCTCGACGACGGCGCCCTGCTCCCCGACCAGCTCTACGACCTCGGCCGCCAGGACCTGCTGGTCCTGTTCGACTATCGCCGCTACCAGAGCCAGGCCCAGCACGTGGCCCAGGCCGCCAAGGCACGCGGCACACGGCTGGTGCTGTTCACCGACATCTACGCCTCGCCGCTGCGCGAACACGCCGACCTGATCGTCAGTTCGCCAGTGGAATCCGCCTCGCCCTTCGACTCGCTGGTGCCGGCCATGGCCCAGGTCGAGGCACTGGTAGCGACCCTGGTGGCGCGCATGGGCGCGCCGCTCGACGAACGCCTGGAGGGCATCGACCAGCTCCGCAACGCGTTCAGCAGTCATATTCTGGAGGAATGA
- a CDS encoding isochorismatase family cysteine hydrolase, translating into MFSLPHHSPRDLPFGRRQTAILFVDMQRAWVEPGRDPHVDPQAAGYFYERVQNQVIPNQQRLLRAMRAVDENVLHTVIESLTADGRDRSLDHKLSEMHLPKGSPDARVIDALEPTANEIVLPKTSSGVFNSTAIDYVLRNLGTRHLIVCGVVTDQCVDMAVRDAADRGYLVTLVEDACATHTPERHQACLEAIKGYCWISDTETVLQRIAALGRSNL; encoded by the coding sequence ATGTTCAGCCTGCCCCACCACTCGCCGCGCGACCTGCCATTCGGCCGCCGGCAGACCGCCATCCTGTTCGTCGACATGCAGCGTGCCTGGGTCGAGCCGGGGCGCGACCCGCACGTCGATCCGCAGGCAGCCGGTTACTTCTACGAGCGCGTGCAGAACCAGGTGATCCCCAACCAGCAGCGCCTGCTCAGGGCCATGCGCGCAGTGGACGAGAACGTCCTGCACACCGTCATCGAGAGCCTCACCGCCGATGGTCGCGACCGCTCGCTGGATCACAAGCTGTCGGAGATGCACCTGCCCAAGGGCAGCCCGGACGCCAGGGTGATCGACGCCCTGGAGCCGACCGCCAACGAGATCGTGCTGCCGAAGACTTCTTCCGGCGTTTTCAACTCCACCGCCATCGACTACGTACTGCGCAACCTCGGCACCCGCCACCTGATCGTCTGCGGGGTGGTCACCGACCAGTGCGTGGACATGGCCGTGCGCGATGCCGCCGACCGCGGTTACCTGGTCACCCTGGTCGAGGATGCCTGCGCCACCCATACCCCGGAACGCCACCAGGCCTGCCTGGAAGCGATCAAGGGCTACTGCTGGATCAGCGACACCGAGACCGTCCTGCAACGCATCGCCGCCCTCGGCCGGAGCAACCTGTGA